From one Thermatribacter velox genomic stretch:
- a CDS encoding aldo/keto reductase: MEYIQLPEGKMPVIGLGTWDLRGVQCEKAVLQALELGYRHIDTAEFYDNEEFIGKALRRSGIAREEIFLTSKVWYTHLRYAEVLRALDRSLEKLQTDYLDLYLIHWPNLEVPLEETLQAMAEAKEQGRIRHIGVSNFEIDLLEKAISISSYPLVNDQVEYHPLLSQKELLTYCQNHRIVLTAYCPLARGRAVREPLIRDVAAKYGKTPAQVVLRWLIQQKMVVAIPKAASLEHQKENLEIFDFQLTEEDMQAISGLARGERVASRL; encoded by the coding sequence ATGGAATACATTCAATTGCCTGAAGGCAAGATGCCGGTTATCGGGCTGGGTACCTGGGATTTGCGCGGTGTGCAATGTGAAAAAGCAGTGCTACAGGCTTTGGAGCTTGGGTATCGCCACATAGATACTGCCGAATTTTACGATAATGAGGAATTTATTGGCAAAGCCCTTCGTAGGTCAGGTATTGCCCGTGAAGAGATATTCTTGACCAGCAAAGTATGGTATACGCATCTTCGCTACGCAGAAGTTTTGAGAGCTCTGGATAGGAGCTTAGAAAAACTCCAGACTGATTACCTCGACCTGTACCTCATTCACTGGCCAAATTTGGAGGTACCTCTTGAGGAAACCTTGCAGGCGATGGCGGAGGCTAAAGAGCAAGGCAGAATTCGCCACATAGGAGTAAGTAACTTTGAAATAGACTTACTTGAAAAGGCAATTAGTATCTCCTCTTACCCGCTTGTGAATGACCAGGTAGAATATCATCCTTTGCTTTCTCAAAAGGAGCTGCTTACTTACTGCCAGAACCACCGCATTGTGCTTACCGCTTACTGTCCTCTGGCTCGGGGTAGAGCGGTAAGAGAACCGCTTATCAGGGACGTTGCTGCCAAGTACGGTAAGACCCCGGCTCAGGTGGTTTTGCGGTGGTTGATTCAGCAAAAAATGGTGGTGGCTATTCCCAAGGCAGCGAGCCTGGAACACCAGAAGGAGAACCTGGAAATTTTTGATTTCCAGCTTACCGAAGAGGATATGCAGGCTATATCTGGTCTTGCTCGTGGGGAGCGAGTTGCTTCACGGCTTTAG
- a CDS encoding SoxR reducing system RseC family protein, translating to MRQIGLVIKTEGNRAWVKMQKGASCGEEHCPLSSSLIDDSQDDFYTVCAINSVGAKSGDQVMVEVEDLFLLRTAFMIYILPILAGILSYALLNYFLKIPSLTYTGTFLSVGIIAILLKRADRKLNFPYRIVELGTASVCISCPLKNRNEQQKLKP from the coding sequence ATGCGTCAAATAGGTCTGGTAATCAAGACGGAAGGTAACAGGGCCTGGGTTAAAATGCAAAAAGGGGCCTCTTGTGGTGAAGAGCATTGCCCGCTTAGTTCATCGTTGATTGATGACTCCCAAGACGACTTCTACACCGTGTGCGCCATTAACTCAGTTGGAGCCAAAAGCGGAGACCAGGTAATGGTGGAGGTAGAAGATCTTTTCCTTTTGCGCACAGCGTTCATGATATACATATTGCCAATTCTTGCCGGAATACTCAGCTATGCTTTGCTGAATTATTTTTTGAAGATACCTTCACTCACTTACACAGGAACCTTTCTAAGCGTGGGAATAATAGCAATACTCCTTAAAAGAGCGGACAGGAAACTCAACTTCCCTTACCGTATAGTAGAGCTGGGCACTGCATCAGTATGCATTTCCTGCCCGCTTAAAAACCGTAATGAGCAGCAAAAACTAAAGCCGTGA
- a CDS encoding Rrf2 family transcriptional regulator has translation MLRLALNYGKGPVFLRDIAREEGVSEKYLSQLVIPLRSSSLIVSLRGSKGGYTLARSPREISLGEIVEVLEGGLDLVDCVHNPSLCERSKHCVTRDLWGELEESIREKLFSTTLQDLVERYLQKKNTPTYSI, from the coding sequence ATGTTGAGACTGGCTCTCAACTATGGCAAAGGTCCAGTCTTTTTACGGGATATTGCTCGAGAAGAGGGAGTGTCTGAGAAATACCTTAGTCAACTGGTGATTCCGCTCCGCAGCAGTTCGCTGATTGTATCTTTAAGGGGCTCAAAGGGTGGTTACACACTGGCTCGCTCACCCAGGGAGATCTCTTTAGGAGAAATTGTAGAAGTCTTAGAAGGGGGACTGGACCTGGTTGATTGTGTGCACAATCCCTCTCTTTGTGAGCGATCAAAACATTGTGTCACCCGGGATTTATGGGGCGAACTTGAGGAAAGCATTAGAGAAAAACTCTTTTCTACCACTCTTCAGGATTTGGTAGAGAGGTATCTTCAGAAAAAGAATACTCCCACCTACAGCATTTGA
- a CDS encoding tRNA 4-thiouridine(8) synthase ThiI: protein MRKAVGLFSGGLDSTLAALLVARQGIKVVGVHFLSPFWKKSTHVLKNALKFGFEVLEVELPEEYLEMLRDPVYGYGKNCNPCIDCKIFMLREARKIMEKVGASFVFTGEVVGQRPKSQLFWSLRVIERDSGLEGLLLRPLSAKLLPPTIPEREGLVDREKLLDIYGRSRKVQFKLAEEWGVEDFSSPAGGCLLTDAVFCARLRRLMQEKIFFSFQDVELLKLGRHFAMSDTFRLVVGRNQKENQRIMSFYEEGDFLFLPRGSKGPVGLGRGKPKSGDVQQAAALVARYCDQKGKALRVNVLSDEGEFSLLVSALSDELIAPYRI, encoded by the coding sequence ATGCGCAAAGCGGTTGGTCTTTTTTCAGGAGGATTGGATAGTACTCTTGCAGCTTTACTGGTTGCCAGACAGGGCATAAAGGTTGTGGGTGTTCATTTTTTGAGCCCTTTCTGGAAGAAAAGTACTCATGTTCTGAAAAACGCTTTGAAATTTGGCTTTGAAGTCCTGGAAGTGGAGTTGCCCGAGGAGTATCTGGAAATGCTTCGCGATCCAGTTTATGGATATGGAAAGAATTGTAATCCTTGTATTGACTGCAAGATTTTTATGCTACGGGAAGCCAGGAAGATAATGGAAAAAGTTGGCGCTTCTTTTGTTTTCACTGGAGAAGTGGTAGGGCAGAGGCCTAAGTCACAGCTTTTCTGGTCTTTACGGGTTATTGAAAGAGATAGCGGTCTTGAAGGTTTACTGCTTCGGCCGCTTTCAGCAAAGCTTTTACCTCCTACCATTCCTGAGCGGGAGGGTTTGGTGGACCGAGAAAAACTCTTGGATATTTATGGTCGAAGCAGGAAAGTCCAGTTTAAACTGGCTGAAGAGTGGGGGGTAGAAGATTTTTCCTCTCCAGCAGGAGGATGTTTGTTAACGGATGCTGTTTTTTGTGCTCGTCTTAGAAGACTAATGCAGGAAAAGATTTTCTTTAGCTTTCAGGACGTGGAGCTTTTGAAGCTGGGAAGGCATTTTGCAATGAGTGATACATTCAGGCTGGTTGTGGGCAGGAACCAGAAAGAAAACCAGAGGATTATGAGTTTCTATGAAGAGGGAGACTTTTTGTTTTTACCGCGAGGAAGCAAGGGTCCAGTCGGTTTAGGTAGGGGAAAACCAAAATCAGGTGATGTACAGCAAGCAGCTGCTTTGGTCGCTCGTTACTGCGATCAAAAAGGAAAAGCTCTTCGTGTAAATGTCCTTTCTGACGAGGGTGAATTTTCGCTCCTTGTTTCTGCTCTTTCGGATGAGCTTATTGCTCCTTATCGCATTTGA
- the cysK gene encoding cysteine synthase A — MGGKNVKIARDITRLIGNTPLVYLSKIGRDLPGKLVAKLEFFNPCGSVKDRIAVSMIEDAERKGLISKDTVIVEPTSGNTGIALAFVCAQRGYRLILTMPESVSIERRKILSRFGAEVVLTPAEEGMKGAVRRAEEILHSTPRAFMPQQFKNPANPRIHRETTALEIWEDTEGKVDIVIAGVGTGGTITGIAEVLKNKKPSLKAVAVEPKRSAVLSGGKPGSHKIQGIGAGFIPEVLRLELIDEIITVEDEDAFSMSHLLAREEGILAGISSGANVWAAREVAAREENKDKLIVVIIPDTGERYLSIW; from the coding sequence ATGGGAGGGAAAAACGTGAAAATCGCTCGGGATATTACCAGGCTTATTGGCAATACGCCGCTTGTTTACCTTTCTAAAATTGGGCGAGATTTGCCTGGAAAGTTGGTTGCCAAGCTGGAATTTTTCAATCCTTGCGGAAGTGTTAAGGACCGGATTGCTGTTTCCATGATTGAAGATGCGGAACGCAAGGGGCTTATCTCTAAGGACACGGTTATCGTGGAACCCACCAGTGGCAACACGGGAATTGCTTTGGCCTTTGTGTGTGCACAAAGGGGTTACCGCCTTATTTTGACCATGCCTGAAAGTGTTTCGATAGAGAGAAGAAAGATTCTTTCCCGGTTTGGCGCTGAAGTAGTGTTGACTCCTGCAGAAGAAGGTATGAAAGGTGCGGTAAGAAGGGCCGAGGAAATTCTGCACAGTACACCGAGAGCATTCATGCCACAACAGTTCAAAAACCCGGCCAATCCGCGTATTCACAGGGAGACTACAGCACTTGAAATATGGGAAGATACTGAAGGAAAGGTGGATATAGTTATTGCTGGAGTAGGTACTGGAGGCACCATAACCGGTATAGCCGAGGTTTTGAAAAACAAAAAGCCCTCTCTTAAAGCGGTGGCTGTGGAGCCAAAGCGCTCGGCCGTGCTTTCTGGAGGCAAGCCGGGAAGCCATAAAATTCAGGGTATAGGAGCTGGTTTTATCCCTGAGGTTTTGCGTTTGGAGCTCATTGATGAAATTATTACTGTGGAAGATGAGGACGCTTTTTCCATGTCTCACCTTTTAGCCCGAGAGGAAGGCATTCTGGCCGGAATATCGAGTGGAGCTAATGTCTGGGCTGCTCGAGAGGTTGCTGCTCGAGAAGAAAACAAGGACAAGTTGATCGTGGTTATTATTCCGGATACCGGAGAACGCTATCTTTCCATCTGGTAA
- the mnmA gene encoding tRNA 2-thiouridine(34) synthase MnmA codes for MFSGVEPGKKVLVAMSGGVDSSVAALLLKKQGYQVTGVTLRLRSLKESQLRPLDDGAIEDAARVCKHLGIPHMVLDFSLLFRERVIAPFLEEYRKGRTPNPCIMCNRFIKFGKLLEWALEMGFDALATGHYARLVEEKGNLFLAKPRDRTKDQTYFLYYLQRESLPYLVFPLADFTKEEVRCIAAKHFLPVAHKPQSQDICFGEYQSMVREAIVARPGPIVDLEGKVLGKHRGIPFYTIGQRRGLGVSSTERLYVVDIVPQRNQVVVGRREALRAAGLVARALNWFVPEIPEQAMAKIRYTHPEKACRIKSLKSDTIEVLFTEPVEMVAPGQSVVFYEGDLVLGGGIIEEVIRNGKDNPKNSRTQDKEERCNTCS; via the coding sequence ATGTTTTCTGGTGTCGAGCCTGGAAAAAAAGTTCTGGTAGCCATGAGTGGTGGTGTGGATTCTTCGGTAGCTGCTCTTTTGCTGAAAAAGCAGGGCTACCAGGTAACAGGAGTTACTCTGCGTCTTCGCTCTCTTAAGGAGAGCCAATTAAGACCCCTTGATGATGGGGCAATAGAAGACGCCGCGAGAGTTTGTAAACATTTGGGAATTCCACATATGGTTCTGGATTTCTCTTTGCTTTTTAGAGAAAGAGTGATTGCACCCTTTCTCGAAGAATACCGCAAAGGGCGCACTCCTAACCCTTGTATCATGTGTAATCGCTTCATCAAATTTGGTAAACTTCTGGAGTGGGCTCTGGAAATGGGCTTTGATGCGCTGGCTACAGGTCACTATGCGAGGTTGGTGGAAGAGAAAGGAAATCTGTTTTTAGCCAAACCTCGGGACCGAACAAAAGATCAGACCTATTTTCTCTATTACTTACAACGAGAATCCCTGCCCTATCTGGTTTTTCCGCTGGCTGACTTCACCAAGGAGGAAGTGCGTTGTATTGCCGCAAAGCACTTTTTGCCGGTTGCTCACAAACCACAGAGTCAGGATATATGTTTTGGAGAGTATCAGAGTATGGTTCGTGAAGCTATTGTGGCACGTCCTGGTCCTATCGTTGATCTCGAGGGCAAAGTTCTGGGTAAGCACCGGGGTATACCCTTTTATACCATTGGTCAGCGGAGAGGCCTGGGTGTAAGCTCAACGGAAAGGCTTTATGTGGTGGATATTGTTCCCCAGCGCAATCAAGTTGTAGTAGGTCGGAGGGAAGCATTGCGGGCTGCAGGTCTTGTAGCCAGAGCACTCAACTGGTTTGTTCCTGAAATACCTGAGCAGGCTATGGCAAAAATTCGCTACACCCATCCTGAGAAAGCTTGTCGGATAAAATCCTTGAAAAGTGATACCATAGAGGTGCTATTTACGGAACCGGTTGAGATGGTTGCCCCGGGACAGTCAGTGGTGTTTTATGAAGGAGATTTGGTGCTTGGAGGAGGGATTATAGAGGAGGTTATTCGCAATGGAAAAGATAATCCAAAAAATTCAAGAACTCAAGATAAAGAAGAACGCTGTAATACTTGCTCATAA
- the nadA gene encoding quinolinate synthase NadA encodes MEKIIQKIQELKIKKNAVILAHNYQLPEVQDIADFTGDSLGLSIQAKDTPADIIVFCGVRFMAETAKIISPHKKVLLPRREAGCPMADMIDRESLLRLKEKHPAAKVLCYVNTSAEVKAECDLCCTSANAPLVVEKGLQETKEIIFVPDKYLGSYVACKTGRKFILWDGYCPVHVKILPQHVEKAKKEHPQAEVLAHPECRPEVLELADQVLSTEGMCRYVARSSLKEFIVATEVGILHRLRKENPQKGFYPAFEGAVCENMKLTTLEDVLQALEEEKHEITLTREIIERASRSIERMLQLR; translated from the coding sequence ATGGAAAAGATAATCCAAAAAATTCAAGAACTCAAGATAAAGAAGAACGCTGTAATACTTGCTCATAATTATCAGCTTCCTGAAGTGCAAGACATCGCCGATTTTACAGGTGATTCCCTGGGTTTGAGCATTCAAGCCAAAGATACCCCGGCCGATATCATCGTTTTTTGTGGAGTTCGCTTTATGGCAGAAACAGCAAAAATCATTTCTCCTCACAAAAAAGTCTTGCTTCCCCGCCGGGAAGCAGGATGTCCTATGGCAGATATGATTGACAGGGAAAGCTTGCTCCGGCTCAAAGAAAAACACCCTGCAGCGAAGGTCCTTTGTTACGTGAACACTTCCGCCGAGGTTAAGGCAGAGTGTGACCTGTGCTGTACTTCGGCGAATGCTCCCCTGGTGGTGGAGAAAGGTCTGCAAGAAACAAAAGAGATAATTTTTGTTCCTGATAAATATCTGGGCTCTTATGTTGCTTGCAAGACAGGGCGTAAGTTTATACTCTGGGATGGGTATTGCCCGGTGCATGTTAAAATACTCCCTCAGCACGTTGAGAAAGCAAAAAAGGAACACCCTCAGGCTGAGGTGTTGGCGCATCCTGAGTGCCGCCCGGAAGTTCTGGAGCTTGCCGATCAGGTGCTCTCTACAGAGGGAATGTGCCGGTATGTGGCTCGCTCTTCTTTAAAAGAATTTATTGTCGCTACCGAGGTGGGGATTCTCCACAGATTGCGCAAAGAAAATCCTCAGAAAGGTTTTTACCCTGCTTTCGAAGGTGCTGTGTGTGAAAACATGAAGCTAACCACTCTGGAAGATGTGCTCCAGGCTCTTGAAGAGGAAAAACACGAAATCACTCTTACTCGGGAGATTATTGAAAGGGCTTCACGGAGCATCGAGAGAATGCTGCAGCTTAGGTGA
- a CDS encoding GGDEF domain-containing protein, translated as MLSKKLWWWSFLILVGLVVTWLVAFPVKPPPDWDVEDIVMEASIWGAVFFSFLIFPRRWRLLLFWGWFIFLFANTMDLLDEFTSEPGFFDTVLEGFLWLAGWVMIALSFRWENLTLEREKEIDPLTGLLNRYFLERKFPDLFRKFVDHQSTVTFILADLDGLKEINDRFSHQAGDLILKGLGQIFKESVRKKDYVLRIGGDEFLLILPETGQREAEEVTKRIREKLKVWNDTLPFPVDCSFGVYIFNPLYGVTSLEEALYEADQRMYQEKRNKKKSLL; from the coding sequence TTGCTTTCCAAGAAACTCTGGTGGTGGTCATTTTTAATCCTTGTGGGGTTGGTGGTTACCTGGTTGGTTGCTTTTCCGGTGAAGCCTCCTCCGGACTGGGATGTGGAGGATATTGTAATGGAAGCGTCCATTTGGGGGGCAGTGTTTTTCTCTTTCTTGATTTTTCCCCGCAGATGGAGGTTGTTGCTTTTTTGGGGATGGTTTATTTTTCTTTTTGCCAACACCATGGATCTTCTTGACGAGTTCACTTCAGAACCCGGGTTTTTTGATACTGTGCTTGAAGGTTTTCTGTGGCTTGCCGGGTGGGTGATGATTGCTCTTTCCTTTCGTTGGGAAAATCTTACCTTAGAAAGAGAAAAGGAGATAGATCCCCTGACCGGTCTTTTGAATCGCTACTTTCTGGAGCGAAAATTTCCTGACCTTTTCCGAAAATTTGTCGATCACCAATCGACGGTCACTTTCATCCTGGCAGACCTGGATGGTCTCAAAGAAATCAACGATCGTTTTTCGCATCAGGCAGGAGATTTAATTTTAAAGGGTTTGGGGCAGATTTTCAAAGAAAGTGTGCGTAAGAAGGATTATGTCCTGCGCATTGGAGGAGACGAGTTTCTTCTGATACTGCCTGAGACTGGCCAGAGAGAAGCCGAGGAAGTAACTAAGCGAATTAGAGAAAAATTGAAAGTCTGGAATGACACGCTTCCTTTTCCTGTGGATTGCAGCTTCGGGGTCTACATTTTCAATCCACTCTATGGAGTGACATCTCTGGAAGAAGCCCTTTATGAGGCTGATCAGAGAATGTATCAGGAAAAAAGAAACAAGAAAAAGTCTTTGCTATAG
- a CDS encoding DUF3221 domain-containing protein, with protein MTRKLFTILGILQALILLVAMGCQSSVILGQPDIVGLIEDFQEGADVYHCSILVKEEASSSSLYDLAWVRINGSTAIIRNGTEVEGTACLFLEEGMRVRVWFEGPVMESYPVQGYAKRIEIMD; from the coding sequence TTGACCAGAAAATTATTCACCATACTGGGCATTCTACAAGCACTGATTCTTCTGGTCGCGATGGGTTGTCAGAGCTCTGTAATTCTGGGTCAGCCAGACATTGTGGGGCTCATTGAAGATTTTCAAGAAGGAGCAGATGTGTACCACTGTTCAATACTTGTTAAGGAAGAAGCAAGCAGCAGCTCTCTTTACGACCTGGCCTGGGTGAGAATAAATGGAAGTACAGCAATTATCCGAAACGGCACAGAAGTGGAGGGAACAGCCTGTTTATTCCTTGAAGAGGGAATGCGGGTTCGAGTGTGGTTTGAAGGCCCGGTTATGGAATCTTACCCGGTACAGGGTTACGCAAAGCGCATAGAAATAATGGACTAA
- the rd gene encoding rubredoxin: MDRYICKICGYIYDPEKGDPDSNVAPGTPFSELPEDWVCPVCGAGKDQFEKA; the protein is encoded by the coding sequence ATGGACCGCTACATCTGCAAAATTTGCGGATACATCTATGACCCTGAAAAGGGAGATCCTGACTCCAACGTAGCTCCAGGAACCCCCTTCTCTGAGCTCCCCGAAGACTGGGTATGCCCAGTATGTGGTGCAGGCAAAGACCAGTTTGAAAAAGCCTGA
- a CDS encoding bis-aminopropyl spermidine synthase family protein gives MNRYEAQILRSLKEGPKSFWRLLDEQDEHIRGFAERLKRLLQEELVCVVDGKFTLSEKGRAKYTSLKPYKSATCPSCRGGYNPYAFREAFEEYAKLVEGRPLPNLDFDQGFMTHEDIFARVAFMYERGDLEGQEILILGDDDLFSLALCATGFPKKVTVLEVDERLVSFIQKRAREKQFPLEARIYNACDAYPLKEHAFDVFITDPVESEKGLKVTLSRGAQSLKKGGALYFGLTTIESSWKKWYLVEKMLLEMNFAITDILRRFSSYPDRDNQFDRTYYERTMMLRLLDFEPPLPADADWFRSSFLRCEAVELPVPLITGSVAFDKDFYLDEETMATPGFEVEDRPSF, from the coding sequence GTGAACCGTTACGAAGCACAGATTCTGCGCTCGCTTAAAGAGGGTCCCAAAAGCTTCTGGAGATTGCTTGATGAGCAAGATGAGCATATCCGAGGTTTTGCAGAGCGGCTCAAGAGGCTTCTCCAGGAAGAACTGGTTTGCGTGGTAGATGGGAAGTTCACCCTTTCTGAAAAAGGTAGGGCGAAGTATACCTCCTTGAAACCCTACAAGAGTGCAACCTGTCCCAGTTGTCGTGGAGGATACAACCCCTATGCTTTTCGGGAAGCCTTTGAAGAGTATGCGAAGCTGGTTGAGGGAAGACCGCTACCCAACCTTGACTTTGACCAGGGTTTTATGACCCATGAGGACATTTTTGCCAGGGTGGCTTTCATGTATGAGCGTGGCGACCTGGAAGGTCAGGAAATACTCATCCTGGGCGATGACGACCTCTTCAGTCTTGCTCTGTGCGCTACTGGCTTCCCTAAGAAGGTTACCGTTCTTGAGGTGGATGAGCGCCTGGTTTCCTTTATTCAAAAAAGAGCTCGGGAAAAGCAGTTTCCACTGGAAGCTCGCATTTACAATGCTTGTGATGCCTATCCTTTAAAAGAGCATGCTTTCGACGTATTTATAACTGACCCTGTAGAGAGCGAAAAAGGACTAAAAGTTACCCTTTCTCGGGGAGCGCAGAGCCTTAAAAAAGGGGGAGCTCTCTATTTTGGGTTAACGACCATTGAATCTTCCTGGAAGAAGTGGTATCTGGTAGAGAAGATGCTACTTGAGATGAATTTTGCCATTACCGATATTTTGCGCCGTTTCAGCTCCTATCCGGACCGGGATAACCAGTTCGATCGTACCTACTATGAGCGTACCATGATGCTACGGCTCTTGGACTTTGAACCCCCACTTCCAGCTGATGCTGATTGGTTCCGCTCTTCTTTCCTGCGCTGTGAAGCAGTGGAATTGCCAGTTCCCTTGATTACTGGTAGCGTTGCTTTTGATAAAGATTTTTATCTGGATGAAGAGACTATGGCAACACCAGGTTTTGAGGTTGAGGATCGTCCCAGTTTCTGA
- a CDS encoding S-layer homology domain-containing protein gives MKKLALALVLVLAFALPALANPFVDVPLNHWAYDAVQSLAAKGVIIGYPDGTFGGNRALTRYEFAQAIARALGYMEQYVDEAGFASQDDVAMLEKLVQEFADELKSLGVTVDDLKKALGENSQAIKALEDRVSNLEKYAEPVKVTGEFDVVYTAYAPADAGAGKTDVSLSDETTLTIAADINEYTTAGIELVIDDTFSTPVVSADNFYIEYQKDEWYLKFGDIGLDAIGLGLVLGEYQPNDDEYDLDFEGLNVVYTPEDSDIVWKLVGAPNDWYTLRAEWEQVGLGVTLIPESTMIFDATSDLIVSADAWTDFDEEDVKLTVEGAYGVLSGTYAAAGELWFKASDDVDFTIDAHYVTAGFTPASSTASPSGFNDDEMGFGVAANFNLSGDEDEDKWTLSAEYDWAQQISTGTVTTNDIGATLTYVPSDAVENEQFVLDFDYSLNTASFVVFGGYEDYDLEVEDENEDAYLGALVQYDSATSQLVAVGRLTYKWLEENTTLTIEGRYDSAWTTSMPVSVYGEVEWAMADNTTLTVGYEYQTWGADEDWPDDFAIDTDRGIVDTAGTITAELDVTF, from the coding sequence ATGAAGAAGCTCGCACTGGCACTCGTTTTAGTGCTTGCCTTTGCCCTTCCGGCACTGGCAAATCCTTTTGTGGATGTACCTCTGAACCACTGGGCATATGACGCAGTGCAGAGTCTGGCAGCCAAAGGCGTTATCATCGGTTATCCCGATGGGACCTTTGGTGGCAACCGGGCACTCACCCGTTATGAATTTGCCCAGGCAATTGCTCGTGCCCTCGGCTACATGGAACAGTACGTTGATGAAGCAGGTTTTGCTTCTCAGGACGATGTAGCAATGCTTGAAAAACTGGTTCAGGAATTTGCCGATGAGCTGAAGTCTCTGGGAGTTACCGTTGACGACCTCAAGAAGGCGCTGGGTGAAAACAGCCAGGCCATTAAAGCTCTTGAAGATCGGGTATCTAACCTTGAAAAGTACGCAGAACCAGTAAAGGTCACTGGAGAATTTGACGTTGTTTACACCGCTTACGCACCAGCTGATGCCGGAGCAGGTAAGACCGATGTATCTCTTTCCGATGAAACTACACTGACTATTGCTGCCGATATCAACGAATACACCACAGCAGGCATTGAATTGGTTATTGACGATACTTTCTCCACTCCGGTTGTTTCTGCAGACAACTTCTACATTGAGTACCAGAAAGACGAATGGTATCTCAAATTTGGAGACATTGGCCTTGATGCTATTGGTCTTGGCCTAGTGCTTGGTGAGTATCAGCCCAACGATGATGAATATGATCTGGACTTTGAAGGCCTCAACGTCGTGTACACCCCAGAGGACAGCGACATCGTCTGGAAATTGGTTGGTGCACCTAATGACTGGTACACTCTGCGTGCTGAGTGGGAGCAGGTGGGTCTTGGTGTTACTCTGATTCCAGAAAGCACCATGATCTTTGACGCTACTTCTGACCTCATCGTAAGTGCTGATGCCTGGACCGATTTCGACGAAGAGGATGTAAAACTTACCGTGGAAGGTGCCTATGGCGTACTTTCTGGAACCTATGCTGCAGCTGGTGAACTCTGGTTCAAAGCAAGCGACGATGTGGACTTTACCATTGATGCACACTATGTAACCGCCGGTTTCACTCCAGCAAGCTCCACTGCTTCCCCCAGTGGTTTCAACGACGATGAAATGGGCTTTGGCGTTGCTGCTAACTTCAACTTAAGCGGTGACGAAGATGAAGATAAGTGGACTCTCTCTGCAGAATACGATTGGGCACAGCAGATTTCCACTGGCACCGTTACCACCAACGATATTGGTGCCACGCTCACCTATGTACCTTCCGATGCGGTAGAGAACGAACAGTTTGTGCTCGACTTTGACTACAGCCTGAACACTGCATCCTTTGTGGTCTTTGGCGGATATGAAGACTACGACCTTGAAGTGGAAGATGAAAATGAAGATGCCTACCTGGGTGCGCTGGTCCAGTACGACTCGGCAACTTCCCAGTTGGTGGCTGTTGGTCGCTTGACTTACAAATGGCTTGAAGAGAACACCACCCTTACCATCGAAGGCCGTTATGACAGCGCTTGGACCACTTCTATGCCAGTAAGCGTATACGGAGAAGTAGAATGGGCAATGGCTGACAACACCACTTTGACCGTTGGTTACGAGTACCAGACTTGGGGTGCCGATGAAGACTGGCCCGATGACTTTGCAATTGACACTGATCGCGGCATCGTAGACACTGCTGGAACCATCACTGCAGAGCTGGATGTGACTTTCTAA